The following proteins are co-located in the Cryptococcus neoformans var. neoformans B-3501A chromosome 12, whole genome shotgun sequence genome:
- a CDS encoding hypothetical protein (Match to EST gb|CF190840.1|CF190840; HMMPfam hit to SCO1-SenC, SCO1/SenC, score: 220.4, E(): 3.3e-63), translating into MNTLRATLSRPSTSFRTAVLPRFSALPPAPRLAAQAVFARRFASETPPSQSGLDQQQQKARDQSTVGPFTWKAASLFLLTGVGLYMYFESEKAKVQDRRRQENASKSVGRPSIGGPFTLTTHKGETFTEQDLRGKWSLIYFGFTHCPDICPEELDKMGEAVEMVDKATGKADVTPIFITVDPARDTLPQVNKYIQEFHPRMIGLLGDYEAVKKTCKMYRVYFSTPPNATAADDYLVDHSIFFYLMDPLGQFVDAFGKATSAEQVAEKVLDSMRKWEAAGGNAAAGL; encoded by the exons ATGAACACCCTCAGAGCGACACTCTCTCGcccttccacctctttccGTACTGCGGTACTCCCCAGATTCTcggctcttcctccagcccCTCGCCTTGCAGCTCAAGCCGTGTTTGCCAGACGCTTCGCCTCTGAGACACCTCCATCCCAATCCGGCCTAgatcaacagcagcaaaaggCTCGTGACCAAAGTACCGTTGGA CCTTTTACATGGAAAGCTgcctccctcttcctcctcactGGTGTCGGACTCTATATGTACTTTGAATCTGAAAAAGCCAAGGTGCAAGATCGCCGACGTCAAGAAAACGCATCCAAGTCTGTTGGTAGACCTTCGATCGGCGGTCCCTTCACCTTGACTACCCACAAAGGCGAGACATTTACTGAACAAGATTTGAGAGGGAAATGGAGTTTAATCTACTTTGGATTCACACACTGTCCCGATATCTGTCCCGAAGAATTAGACAAAATGGGTGAAGCGGTGGAGATGGTTGATAAAGCTACTGGGAAGGCCGACGTAACCCCTATATTCATTACTGTTGACCCTGCGAGGGATACTTTACCACAGGTAAACAAGTACATTCAAG AATTCCACCCGAGGATGATCGGTTTATTAGGAGACTATGAAGCGGTAAAAAAGACCTGTAAAATGTACAGGGTTTACTTCTCCACACCTCCTAATGCTACTGCCGCCGATGACTATCTCGTCGATCACAG TATCTTCTTCTACCTTATGGACCCCCTCGGTCAATTTGTAGACGCGTTCGGGAAAGCTACCTCTGCTGAGCAAGTAGCCGAAAAGGTCCTCGACTCCATGCGTAAATGGGAGGCCGCTGGCGGCAACGCTGCCGCTGGATTGTAA
- a CDS encoding hypothetical protein (HMMPfam hit to DEAD, DEAD/DEAH box helicase, score: 185.8, E(): 8.7e-53; HMMPfam hit to Helicase_C, Helicase conserved C-terminal domain, score: 89.6, E(): 7.8e-24): MDAPVPAAPAFGGSWAKLNPPLSPWILDVINSMGFKNMTPVQAGTIPRAVKNQDCVVEAVTGSGKTLAFTIPVLERLSRREEPYKKGEIAAIVVAPTRELATQIHAVFHHFLSSLIPPESEEETGDVEAHAPPFASSSRSPSPQTPDKPLFPLPMLVTSGTPTPYETFQSTHPSILIGTPGRLAAFLLNPRGLAIVRVSELDVLVLDEADRLLSSPDHRRDVERIMRHLPKQRRTHLFSATMTDAVEEMIGLGLRNPVRIVVNLKDKRKDGEEPKERRTPMALQNTYLVCRHAEKTLQLIRLLLCESTKHERSKFIVYFSTCAAVDYFYRILSRLPSLSKFHLTSFHGELPPKIRETALSTFTSHPSSHLSPAVLLCTDVAARGVDFLDIDVVIQYDAPTDPKTFSHRAGRTARAGRRGKAVVLLGKGREEDYVGTFQSANAELMKRKRQKAQRSILDFLNIRKIPLTKQPYINAYLEEVDTPQALDPEATTLLHSIRQIILTDRELSDKAAKSFVSAFRAYSKHEASFIFRTLDFDFNSQAISFGLLRLPAMPEIKDWKKKKEAERQRLEKIKSEGGEVEEKEIIEWEDAGVNWDTFAYASRQREAARLATLAQRADNQSSNDAARAEARAKRKIKAEMREAWSEQKERKVRKEERKEKKDAKKKYEWELEQANGEGDRQSDLANIAKAQAERKKRREREEESWDEEIGKEYKSLKREIKEEKSVKESSKGGAGGGGIGGGMFDDLE; the protein is encoded by the exons ATGGACGCTCCCGTACCAGCAGCACCAGCATTCGGCGGATCATGGGCAAAGCTCAAtccccctctttctccatgGAT CTTGGATGTCATCAACTCCATGGGTTTCAAGAATATGACTCCTGTTCAAGCAGGTACTATTCCGAGAGCGGTAAAGAATCAGGACTGCGTAGTGGAGGCTGTTACTGGCTCTGGTAAAACTTTGGCGTTCACGATCCCCGTCTTGGAACGGTTGTCAAGGCGAGAAGAACCGTATAAGAAGGGCGAAATTGCCGCCATTGTTGTTGCACCTACACG GGAATTGGCCACTCAAATACATGCCGTCTTCCATCACTTCCtgtcttctctcatccctccggaaagtgaagaggagactGGCGATGTTGAAGCTCATGCCCCACCTTTTGCCTCATCATCACGttcaccatctcctcaaaccCCTGATAAACCTCTGTTCCCTCTCCCCATGCTTGTAACCTCGGGAACTCCGACTCCCTATGAGACTTTTCAGTCCACCCATCCATCGATTCTCATCGGTACCCCAGGACGTCTCGCCGCATTTCTCCTCAACCCTCGTGGCCTGGCTATAGTTCGAGTATCAGAATTGGATGTTCTTGTCCTCGACGAAGCTGACAGGCTGTTGTCAAGTCCTGATCACAGGAGAGATGTTGAGAGGATTATGCGTCATCTACCCAAGCAGCGCCGAACCCATTTGTTTTCGGCTACCATGACCGATGCtgtggaggagatgataGGGTTGGGCCTTCGTAATCCGGTCAGGATCGTTGTCAATCTGAAGGATAAGAGGaaagatggggaagaacCCAAAGAACGCAGGACTCCTATGGC TCTCCAAAATACATACCTTGTCTGTCGGCACGCCGAAAAAACTCTGCAGCTTATccgtctcctcctctgcgAATCCACAAAGCACGAAAGATCCAAATTTATCGTCTACTTCTCCACTTGTGCTGCTGTCGACTACTTTTATCGCATTCTCTCCCGCCTCCCATCGCTCTCAAAATTCCATCTGACGTCTTTCCACGGTGAACTGCCGCCGAAGATTCGAGAGACCGCGCTTTCAACATTCACATCGCATCCCTCATCCCATTTATCCCCGGCAGTCCTTCTATGTACGGACGTAGCGGCAAGAGGCGTGGATTTCCTGGATATAGATGTTGTAATTCAGTATGATGCGCCTACGGACCCCAAAACGTTTAGTCATCGAGCTGGAAGGACGGCCAGAGCTGGAAGGCGAGGAAAGGCAGTTGTTCTGTTAGGTAAAGGTCGTGAAGAGGATTATGTCGGTACGTTCCAGTCCGCAAATGCAGAAttgatgaaaagaaaaaggcaaaaagctCAAAGGTCCATTTTAGATTTCCTGAACATTCGTAAAATCCCCTTGACCAAGCAACCATATATCAACGCTTATCTAGAAGAAGTTGACACTCCCCAAGCCCTCGACCCTGAAGCCacgactcttcttcactcaATCCGTCAAATCATCCTCACCGACCGTGAGCTCTCTGACAAAGCTGCAAAGTCATTCGTCTCCGCATTCAGGGCATACTCGAAACATGAAGCTTCGTTCATCTTCCGGACTTTGGACTTTGATTTCAACTCTCAAGCGATTAGTTTTGGGTTACTGAGATTACCAGCCATGCCGGAGATCAAAGattggaaaaagaagaaggaggcagaGAGACAGAGACTGGAGAAAATCAAGAGCGAGGGTGGGGAAgtagaggaaaaggaaatcATTGAGTGGGAGGATGCTGGTGTAAAC TGGGATACTTTCGCCTACGCATCAAGACAACGCGAAGCCGCTCGTCTTGCCACCCTCGCGCAAAGAGCTGACAACCAATCATCCAATGATGCGGCTAGAGCCGAAGCCCGAGCCAAGCGAAAGATAAAGGCAGAAATGCGAGAAGCATGGTCCGAACAAAAAGAACGAAAagtgagaaaggaagaaaggaaggagaagaaggatgcaAAGAAAAAGTATGAATGGGAGTTGGAGCAGGCTAATGGTGAGGGGGATCGACAGAGTGATTTGGCGAATATCGCCAAAGCGCAAgcagagaggaagaagagaagagaaagggaagaagagagctgggatgaagagattggAAAGGAGTATAAGAGTCTAAAGCGAGAGatcaaggaggaaaagtcTGTCAAGGAGTCGAGTAAGGGAGGAgcgggtggaggaggtatAGGTGGTGGTATGTTTGATGATCTCGAGTAA